TTCATTGGAAAAAGCCGGATTGCCGCAGCGTTTCGTGGGGCGCAGCCTTTCCAGCAAAAGGCTGGAAAGAGTCATTCTGGAAATCATTGAATTCGAGGATGCTCTGGAAGATCAAGCGTGATATACTGATTGAGGTTGACTATTCGAATTTGCCGACATTCCAAGAGGAGCATCGCTCTATTTTGGCCTGCGTTGCATCATTTTATGTCGCTCTTATAATTGTTGGGGTGCGTTTTGCCCAGGGCAACGCCCTGGGTTGTGATGATGCGAAAACAAAAATAACCCTGAAGGGGCGGCCTAAAGGCATCAACGGATTTTTTTCATCGTTTCACCCTAAACCAGTATAACTTCAGTGACATGGATAGAACCATGACCAAAAAAACCGAGGCCGCGGTAACGGATCGGTCTGTTAGCCCGGGCCGGCGGCACAGTGTCCCGCAACCCAAACCTGAAGATCTGGTTGCTCTCCTTCAGCCCGTTCTTGCGCGGGAAAACGAGATTGTCGCGGCGTACCTTTTCGGCTCCGCCGCAAAGGGGCGCATGCGGGCAGGAAGCGACGTCGATGTCGCGATCATTCTGGATGGCCACGAACCCAGGCCGGATCGGAAACGCCTGTTTGACCGGCTTTTGCCCGTGCTTTGTCGCGCTGTTCGCCATGACGTCCACCTGATCATTCTCAATGACGCATCCTACCTGCTCAGAGCCCAGGTCGTCCACGACGGCCGGCTGATCCATGTCGCGGACCCCGAAAAGCTGGCCTGGTTTCGGATGGTCAGTACGGCCTTGTACGCGGAATTCTCTCCCATCCTGGAAAGGACCCGCGCCGGGTTGCAACGAAAACTGCTGGAGCGTGACCGTGTCTAGGAACACCTTGTGGGCCAAGATATCGGCTCTGGAGTTTCATCAGGAGCGGATCAAGGAAAAGAGGAATGTGCCCCTGGAAATATTCCTCAAGGATTTGGACCGCCAGGAGAGCGTTTTGTTCAATCTGCAAATGGCCGTTCAGAACTGCATCGACATGGCGGCGCATCTCGTCAGCGAACAACGGATGGGGCTGGCGGGCAGCACCAACGAACTGTTCTATCTCCTGGAGGAACGGGGTGTTATCGATCCGGAGATGACGGAACGGATGGTCCGGGCAGTCGGTTTTCGCAATGTACTCGTCCATGAATACGGCAAAATCGACCTTGAGTTCGTCTTTCGCGCTGCGCACGAAAATCTGGACGACTTGATGCTTTTCTCCAATATCGTTGCTGAACGGTTTGGGTAACTGCTCGGTGCCTATCTTTCCCGTTACACCAAGCTTCTTCCTGCCACCCCATGACGATCCGCCGGCTTTCCACCCGCACGCATCGCCTGGATCAGAGCTTCCTGCTCGCCCATCTCCAAGGCGC
This is a stretch of genomic DNA from Desulfonatronum thioautotrophicum. It encodes these proteins:
- the mntA gene encoding type VII toxin-antitoxin system MntA family adenylyltransferase antitoxin produces the protein MTKKTEAAVTDRSVSPGRRHSVPQPKPEDLVALLQPVLARENEIVAAYLFGSAAKGRMRAGSDVDVAIILDGHEPRPDRKRLFDRLLPVLCRAVRHDVHLIILNDASYLLRAQVVHDGRLIHVADPEKLAWFRMVSTALYAEFSPILERTRAGLQRKLLERDRV
- the hepT gene encoding type VII toxin-antitoxin system HepT family RNase toxin, which produces MSRNTLWAKISALEFHQERIKEKRNVPLEIFLKDLDRQESVLFNLQMAVQNCIDMAAHLVSEQRMGLAGSTNELFYLLEERGVIDPEMTERMVRAVGFRNVLVHEYGKIDLEFVFRAAHENLDDLMLFSNIVAERFG